The Halomonas sp. 'Soap Lake #6' genomic sequence TGCATGGCAGCATCACCGCTTTCCTTGCCAAATTGCTCCAACGCGCTAAGAAATAAACGCAAATCCTCCTTGTAAAGCCAACGTCTCACCTTTTCAATTCGATCTTCGCCCAGCGGCTGCCACCATTCACGATAGCTCTGTGCAGTACTTGCGATACGTGGATCACCAGCCAGATCCATAATGAAATTCTGCCACTCATCACCCGGTGCATCACCTGCCCGATCAATAAGAATTTCCAGAGCAACATGGCCGATACGCTTGCCGTCCTCAAAGGGGGCTTGGCTGACCGCTGGCTTGAGCAGCTCAGCCAGTACCTCGTGATATTGACCAACCGGCAGCTCCCTCAAGGTATTCAAATAATAATGCGCCCGACAGATACTCGCATACCGGCCATCATCGAGCCCCCGTAACTCGAAGTACAAGAAGGCCCGATCAAGCTCCAAGCCTTCCTCATAGACGTAATCCACCAAGTGTTTCGGCCCATTAATTGAAAGAAGCCATTTCGCTTCGGAATACAGAATGGACAATAAGTCCCGTTGGTGACCAGAGCATCTGGAATTATGTGCAAAGCGTGTAGACAGCTGTTGCTCTAAGAGGTCTTGCAGCTCTTCTCTGAGATTTTCCCCATGCTGATCTAGCTCGTCGAACATGCGGAAGTACAGAGCAATCAGATTCTGCAGCGGAACCATACCTAGCTGCCCAAGCTGTTGTTTCACCAAGAGATCAAGGATTTTCGGGCTCAGCATTCTGCGGCGGAACTCGGCATCTTCCAGCCAAAGCTGAGTAATGGCCCTCGCCGTAATGCGTTTGCGCATCAAGTTAGCGAGTGCCCGACCATCCATACCCCTCGACAGACGCTTCAAATCCTCGGATGTTTCGTAAAACAAATCGTTTTTGCCAGCAGCTCCTGCCACCCTCTTCAGGCGTTCTGTAAGTCTCGGCCAGCTCTCCAGAGACCCTTCAGGCCAGTCTATTACTAACAGCTCAGGTGGCGGCAGATTCATCGTATAGCTTCCTCAAGGTTCTCACTGACCCTACGGTACTCTGCACTGCTCGGCCGCCTGATGGTAAAGCGGATATCGATTCGTCGGTTCTGGCTTAGCTCCTCTTCTGTATCCTGTCGACTGGTAGCCGGCCGGGTTGGCCCATAGCCACTGACTGAGAACAGCGGCTGATTATCTTTATTCTCTAGGTCATCCAAAGAGAATTGCTCGGGCAGCAGCTCATCCCATAGCTGCCAGAGCGAGATGGCTCGAAAAGCCGACAGCCCCCAGTTTCCCTTGCCCATAAAGCCGTTCAGTGGGCGGTTATCTGTGTGGCCCTCAACAAAAATCGTATCCAGGTAATCGACTCGATTATCCTTACTTATGACATCACTAAGCACCCTGCCAATCTCTACAGCTGTGCCCTGATAGGCTGTCCCAATCTCATGCGCACCGGTACCAAACCCCAGAATATCGTTAGGAATACTCAGAACGGTGTCATTTTCACTTACCGTGACGCGTATGCCACGTTGTTGCAACAAATCAGCTGCCTCATGCAGGATAGTTCTACGCACCTGCTCTGCTTGCCGCAACTCCTGTATTTCCTGATTGAATTCCTGTTGCTGCTTTCTCAATTCTTCTTGAATTTCCATCAATTGGATAATTAGCACAACCGACGCTAGGATGAATATGATCAGCAGCGCAGACATTACATCGGAAAAGGACATCCAATAGGGATTTTCCTCATCCACATTAGAGGGACTCTTTTTCAAAAAGCGCATCAGACTTTCTGCTCCAGATCATCCACTACCCCACTGATCGCACTCACCGTACGCCGCATCTGATCAGAAAACTCCAGCGTATTCTTGTTCCAGAGTTCCATCCTCTCGCCAACCTGAGTACGCACCTCCGTGGAGTAGCTGCGCAGCCACTCATCAGCCTGCTGCTCGATCCCGCCGACCTGCTCCTTGAGCGCCTGGCCAAGCCCTTGAAACTCAGTATTGATGCCGTCCAAGAACCGCTGTTGATGCTTGGCAAACACCTCAAAACCTTGTTCAGCAGCCACTGCAGCCTTCTCGAAATGCTGTGTCGCCGTTATCAGTTCTGACTGTAACTGCCTGAGCGTATCCGACTGCAGGCTCACCTGTTCGGCCAGCTCGTGGTTCTGATCAGATGCTCCCGCTAGTGCTTCAGTTACAGTCTGCAAGCGTACATCCAATACGTCCGCTGCCTGCTTAAGGTTAGCTGACAGCAAACCCAACTGAGTAGAGCTGTTGTTCATATGCTGACTGCTGACCTCAACCGAACGGCTGACCTCACCCAATTCAGTCATTAGCTGCTGGTGCTGTGTGGTCAGTTCAACCATTTGCTGTTGAGTCTGCTGGACACTCTGAGTCACGGCAGATAGTAACTGCTGCTGTTCTGCCGCAAGCCGTTCGAGCTGGCTATTGAAACGAGACTCGATAACACTTTCCCGTTCACTGGCTGCCGCAGTATGACTGCTTATAAGTGTCTGTAGCCCATCCAGTGCTGATTCAAAAGCCTGGCCCATTTCACTCTGCTGTTTAGCCGAGGCTTCGCTAATAGCCTGAATCTGGCCGTTCGATGCGTTATTGAAGTGCTCAAGCTGGCTCTGAAATCCAGCCACCATCTGCGTTTGTAATTGCTCTTGGTTAGCAGCCCGGTTGCGCTCATCCTCAGCCGCCTTGTCAAACTGTGCACTGACTTTGTGTTCCATCTGCTCCATTAACTGATTGAAACGTAGCTCCATCTGCTGCTGACGCTGTGCAGCATCTGCGCCCTGCTGTTCGAGAAGTTGTGCAAACTCTCTTGAGGTACCTTCGGTCTGCTCCCTTGACCTATTCTGCTGCTCGTCAAGTTGCTTGAACAAAACCTCCATCCGGTCGGCCATACCTGATACAGCCTGTTGGACTTCTTCAGCAGCATTCTTCATTAGATGACCCTGCTCTGAACCTGCCGTTTTCATACCATCCATAAAACCGGACACCAACTTCTCCAGTACATCCGTAGACTGCTGATTGGTATTATTCACCAAGGACTGAATAGCGGGTGCCATCACGGTATTGATCGCATCCGTAAAGGCTTGCTGCATGGAGTCACTCATGCCAGATACAGTTTCCTGTAAACGATCGCCGATACGTTCATGCAGTTCCTGCAGGGCTTCCTTGCTTTCATCGGTGGCAGCTGCAATTTGAACCAGTGAATGCTCCGCTGGTAATCGTGGGTACAGAAAGTCGATACGTTGCTGCAGGTCACGGATTTTTGCCAGTGCACCCCGTTCTACCAGCTTCTCAAACAGGTTAAGCAATAAGCTGAGGGCCACACCCCAAATCGAGGTCATGAAGGCAACAGCAGCTCCGTTGATCATCACTGAAATGCCATCTTTAAGCGTTTCGACATCTCCGGCATTAATCTGCAAGCCCTTCAATCCGAGTGTCAGCCCAAGGAAGGTGCCTAACACCCCGATAGCTGTTAGGAAGGCTGGCGCAGCCGCAAGCAAGCGGCTGGAAGTCAGACCATAGGCCAAGGTGTAATTATTGAAGAAATGCTCAGCTTCCAGCGTATTAAAAAGTCGAGATTTGTCTGCTGAATACACCAGGCTTTCATCAAACTCCCGCCACAATGGTCCAGTGATTATAGTGTCCTGCTCCAGCGCCTTTTGCAGCGTTGCCAAACGGTTATGAGCCAGACTGTCACGATCCTGTCCTTGGATAAGCTGCTGCACCCTTTTCAAGCGCCGAGAGAAATGCCAACGATGGCGGATTACAGACATCACTGATATGGCCATGATTACTATCATAAGCAACCAGATCCAGACTGCAATTTCCTCCATTTCCAGACCTGGCGTGAGTACCAACGCGAACTGTGGCCACAAATGACTGATCAAGTCGAACATATTTAACCCTATTCACTTTTTTATGCTGGCGCTCCACGAGCTCCAGGTAATTAGCTCTGACGGCGGAAGACCCTTCATGCCACGTGTCAATGAGTGGCTCTGATCAGGTAGGCAGTGGCAGGAGGACAGAACTCTACACCCCAACGGATGCCAAGCAGCTATGGTGGAATTCGTACAGCGTTTTCTTAGGTGATTGGTTATACGCTTACAACACCCACTTAGTTACCATCCTAGCTACCATTTATACATGACCACACTACTCCTTTAAAACTCTGGGACGAATCATACTTTTGCACTCTGCATTGATAGAAAAGCAAAGAGAGCTGCATTTTTACTGTTGTCATGGCATTAGTTACTTTTAATAGCTTTTTCAACAGTCAAATAACAATTAAGTAACTCATCATTATTAGGATAACAGCGTCTGAAGGAAAAGGGTTAGTCATCCTTCGTGTAGGTGGATGCATGCATGAAGGATTTGTTGGAATGCAACCTGAAGGGAAGCAACAAAAAGTCTGAGGATAGAGGCTGCGTCCAAAACGGTTCAGTTCTGCTCAATGAAAGCCAAAACCAAAGTATGGGCTGATGTATGGGCTGACTAAATTACAGACACAAAAAAGCCGCTGAAATCAGCGGCTTATTCGTAACACTTGGCGGAGGGACAGGGATTCGAACCCTGGATAGGCTATTCACCTATGCCGGTTTTCAAGACCGGTGCATTCAACCGCTCTGCCATCCCTCCGGCTTATGGGTGCGTATAATATCAACATTTCCTTGGAAGTCAATGCCTTTAGGATGAATTAGTACAATCTTAAGCCAACCCGAGTGATATTACCGCCTTCCATCTCACTAACTACCCAGTGAATACCGTGCCAATCTACATCATCGCCTACTACCGGGTGCCCACCTACTCGCAGAGATACAAATTCAGCAAGCGTCATATCCTGTTCACCTGGGCTTAAGGTCAAACCGTACGCTTGGGCAATATCTTGCATTTGTGCACTGCCATCCAGGGTAAAGGTGCCGAAGAACGCCCGCTCCTGCTTGAGCTTGGCATCGCCATTGAATAGCCGGTTTAGTGCCGTCAGGTCTTCCGAGCGCCCTATCACGCAGATCACATCATTAAGCTTTAGCCTCGTACTGCCTTTGGGATGCAGCATTGCATGATTGCGAAACAGGGCAGAAATCAAAGCACCGGAAGGGAAGCGCAAAAGCCTGATTGGCACGTCCTCCAAGTCTTGATTTTCTACCACATAGACAAACATTTCGAAGTCATTGTCAGGCAGGATGCCAAGGGGCCCTCGCCGATTTGGGGTTGCCCCCGTAGGCACTTCTACTTTTAGCCAGCGCGCCATTAGTGTTAGCGAACCACCCTGAATAAGTAGCGACATCAATACCACTGCAAATGCTACATTGAAGTACAGAGAAGCATTTTCTACCCCCCCTATCACCGGGAAGATAGCAAGCACAATAGGAACAGCCCCTCGTAATCCTACCCAGGCAATAAACCAGGTTTCGCGCCAGCGAAACTTGAAGAATGGCTTGATGGTAATCAGCACGGCTAGCGGACGGGCAATGAAAATCAGCGCCAATGCCACTAAGCTAGCGGGCAATGCCACATCCCAAAGCTGGCTTGGAGTGACGAGCAGCCCCAGTACTAAGAAAAGGCCTATCTGGCTCAGCCAGGCCAAGCCATCATGAACAGGTAAAATAAAGTTGAGATGGCGACCAGGCTGATTACCGATCATCAACCCCGCTAAGTAGATCGCTAAGAAGCCGCTGCCACCAAGTACGCTGGTTAAACCAAATACGCTAAACCCAAGTGCCAGCGCCAGCATGGCGTAAAGCCCAGGGGCAAGGTCGA encodes the following:
- a CDS encoding EH signature domain-containing protein; amino-acid sequence: MNLPPPELLVIDWPEGSLESWPRLTERLKRVAGAAGKNDLFYETSEDLKRLSRGMDGRALANLMRKRITARAITQLWLEDAEFRRRMLSPKILDLLVKQQLGQLGMVPLQNLIALYFRMFDELDQHGENLREELQDLLEQQLSTRFAHNSRCSGHQRDLLSILYSEAKWLLSINGPKHLVDYVYEEGLELDRAFLYFELRGLDDGRYASICRAHYYLNTLRELPVGQYHEVLAELLKPAVSQAPFEDGKRIGHVALEILIDRAGDAPGDEWQNFIMDLAGDPRIASTAQSYREWWQPLGEDRIEKVRRWLYKEDLRLFLSALEQFGKESGDAAMQRMFPARKRFIEGLDRLKLVRKTRLMLGAKAAFAVKSILGDELKTNFVRLSNANGMSDKAVIYIDCGDFCLIEGSHNFKLWVYLRPPWERLYSYNTKELSHSELTIRAPSGYKGLYGVDAPYEAITHSPSTWHNRFFSFLADHGVSIDIEQLMFPDDYRNYLRRFGVPYVKPLKTRLDPLSAASPRKDNADRHGLG
- a CDS encoding OmpA/MotB family protein — its product is MRFLKKSPSNVDEENPYWMSFSDVMSALLIIFILASVVLIIQLMEIQEELRKQQQEFNQEIQELRQAEQVRRTILHEAADLLQQRGIRVTVSENDTVLSIPNDILGFGTGAHEIGTAYQGTAVEIGRVLSDVISKDNRVDYLDTIFVEGHTDNRPLNGFMGKGNWGLSAFRAISLWQLWDELLPEQFSLDDLENKDNQPLFSVSGYGPTRPATSRQDTEEELSQNRRIDIRFTIRRPSSAEYRRVSENLEEAIR
- the zorA gene encoding anti-phage ZorAB system protein ZorA → MFDLISHLWPQFALVLTPGLEMEEIAVWIWLLMIVIMAISVMSVIRHRWHFSRRLKRVQQLIQGQDRDSLAHNRLATLQKALEQDTIITGPLWREFDESLVYSADKSRLFNTLEAEHFFNNYTLAYGLTSSRLLAAAPAFLTAIGVLGTFLGLTLGLKGLQINAGDVETLKDGISVMINGAAVAFMTSIWGVALSLLLNLFEKLVERGALAKIRDLQQRIDFLYPRLPAEHSLVQIAAATDESKEALQELHERIGDRLQETVSGMSDSMQQAFTDAINTVMAPAIQSLVNNTNQQSTDVLEKLVSGFMDGMKTAGSEQGHLMKNAAEEVQQAVSGMADRMEVLFKQLDEQQNRSREQTEGTSREFAQLLEQQGADAAQRQQQMELRFNQLMEQMEHKVSAQFDKAAEDERNRAANQEQLQTQMVAGFQSQLEHFNNASNGQIQAISEASAKQQSEMGQAFESALDGLQTLISSHTAAASERESVIESRFNSQLERLAAEQQQLLSAVTQSVQQTQQQMVELTTQHQQLMTELGEVSRSVEVSSQHMNNSSTQLGLLSANLKQAADVLDVRLQTVTEALAGASDQNHELAEQVSLQSDTLRQLQSELITATQHFEKAAVAAEQGFEVFAKHQQRFLDGINTEFQGLGQALKEQVGGIEQQADEWLRSYSTEVRTQVGERMELWNKNTLEFSDQMRRTVSAISGVVDDLEQKV
- a CDS encoding potassium/proton antiporter, which codes for MDTIYTFFLVGGSLMALSILASRLSSMVGVPLLLIFLGLGMLAGEEGVLGVVFDDYSMAFTIGHLALAMILLDGGLRTRLKTFRVGFRPALSLATFGVFITSAIVGIIAMWVFDLTLIQGLLVGAIVGSTDAAAVFSMLSGRGVNLNERVGATLEIESGTNDPMAIFLTLMLVELLVGDIGGPTETLLFFIAQFGIGLAIGLGGGWLSAKLLRWLDLAPGLYAMLALALGFSVFGLTSVLGGSGFLAIYLAGLMIGNQPGRHLNFILPVHDGLAWLSQIGLFLVLGLLVTPSQLWDVALPASLVALALIFIARPLAVLITIKPFFKFRWRETWFIAWVGLRGAVPIVLAIFPVIGGVENASLYFNVAFAVVLMSLLIQGGSLTLMARWLKVEVPTGATPNRRGPLGILPDNDFEMFVYVVENQDLEDVPIRLLRFPSGALISALFRNHAMLHPKGSTRLKLNDVICVIGRSEDLTALNRLFNGDAKLKQERAFFGTFTLDGSAQMQDIAQAYGLTLSPGEQDMTLAEFVSLRVGGHPVVGDDVDWHGIHWVVSEMEGGNITRVGLRLY